A single genomic interval of Rhododendron vialii isolate Sample 1 chromosome 3a, ASM3025357v1 harbors:
- the LOC131319406 gene encoding glucosamine inositolphosphorylceramide transferase 1, which yields MVAGAAANGGGRWGQSVVSSTLVYFFTSFLVLGSFAALYGWLIFTPRVRSTLSPLGCREDNEGSWSIGVFYGDSPFSLKPIESVDVWRDETAAWPVANPVLTCASVSDAGFPSNFVADPFLYVQGDILYLFFETKNSITMQGDIGVARSTDNGATWQQLGVALDEDWHLSYPYVFDYDGQIYMMPEGSAKGELHLYRALNFPLTWELEKTIMKKPLVDSFIINHDGKYWLFGSDHSGISTMKNGQLEIWYSISPLGPWKPHKKNPIYNTDKSMGARNGGRPFVHNGNLYRVGQDCGDTYGKRVHIFKVEVLTENEFREVEVPLGLDEPNKGPNAWNGARYHHLDVQRLNSSQWIGIMDGDRVPSGDAFRRFILGCASVIAVSVLVVLVGMMLGAVKCIIPLSWCPHNRGKRSDVFLDWERSNLISSKLRQLCSRLNMVCSLLRGRIKLNTFAGKLILAFIFAIGVMLMCSGASYIYGGNGAQEPYPLNGHYSQFTMVTMTYDARMWNLKMYVKHYSRCSSVREILVVWNKGIPPNVSDFDSLVPVRIREEEKNSLNNRFNVDPLIKTRAVLELDDDILMTCDDVERGFRVWRDHPDRIVGFYPRLVNGGRLKYRGEKYARRHNGYNVILTGAAFMDGQVAFQRYWSDEAKWGRQVVDKYFNCEDVLLNYLYANSSSSEKVVEYVRPAWAIDMSKFSGVAISRNTHEHYRIRSKCLVKFAEMYGSLTWRKSAFNVRKDGWDV from the exons ATGGTGGCCGGAGCCGCCGCGAACGGCGGCGGTAGGTGGGGCCAATCCGTGGTCTCGTCAACCCTCGTctacttctttacctcttttttgGTGTTGGGATCGTTTGCCGCTCTCTACGGTTGGCTAATCTTCACCCCTCGCGTCCGGTcgactctctctcctctcgggtGCCGAGAGGACAATGAGGGGTCGTGGTCGATCGGTGTGTTCTACGGTGACTCGCCCTTTTCCCTCAAACCTATCGAAAGT GTGGACGTATGGAGAGATGAAACTGCGGCATGGCCCGTGGCCAATCCTGTACTCACTTGTGCTTCCGTTTCTGATGCTGGTTTCCCTAGTAATTTTGTTGCTGACCCGTTTCTTTATGTTCAG GGCGACATCCTTTACCTGTTTTTCGAAACAAAGAATTCAATCACCATGCAAGGAGACATTGGAGTTGCAAGAAGTACAGATAATGGAGCGACTTGGCAACAATTGGGCGTTGCTTTAGATGAAGATTGGCATCTTTCCTACCCATATGTTTTTGATTATGACGGCCAA ATATACATGATGCCTGAGGGCAGCGCAAAAGGAGAACTCCATCTTTATCGAGCATTAAACTTTCCTCTTACATGGGAACTGGAGAAGACCATCATGAAGAAGCCCCTCGTTGATTCATTCATCATAAATCACGACGGGAAGTATTGGCTTTTCGGTTCAGATCACAGCGGGATCAGCACCATGAAGAACGGACAGCTTGAAATCTGGTACAGCATCTCCCCACTTGGTCCTTGGAAACCACATAAGAAAAACCCTATCTACAACACAGACAAAAGCATGGGCGCCCGCAATGGCGGCAGACCATTTGTGCACAACGGAAACCTCTATCGCGTTGGCCAAGACTGCGGTGATACATACGGTAAACGTGTACATATTTTCAAAGTTGAAGTTCTTACCGAAAATGAGTTCAGAGAAGTTGAAGTTCCATTGGGCTTGGATGAACCCAACAAGGGTCCAAACGCATGGAATGGAGCCCGCTACCATCACCTAGATGTGCAAAGGCTAAATTCTAGTCAGTGGATCGGGATTATGGATGGGGACCGCGTTCCATCGGGAGATGCATTTCGTCGGTTTATTTTGGGCTGTGCTTCGGTTATCGCAGTTTCtgtacttgttgtacttgtggGTATGATGCTTGGTGCTGTGAAGTGCATTATACCCTTGAGTTGGTGCCCCCATAATAGGGGAAAGAGAAGTGATGTTTTCTTGGATTGGGAGAGATCAAATTTGATTTCTTCAAAACTGAGGCAATTATGTAGTCGCCTGAATATGGTGTGTTCTTTACTTCGTGGAAGGATCAAGCTGAACACTTTTGCCGGAAAGTTGATTCTTGCTTTTATATTTGCCATTGGAGTGATGCTAATGTGCTCAGGGGCGAGTTATATCTACGGTGGAAATGGAGCACAAGAACCCTACCCCTTGAACGGTCACTACTCTCAGTTCACCATGGTAACGATGACTTACGATGCTCGGATGTGGAACCTGAAAATGTATGTGAAGCATTATTCTAGGTGTTCTTCGGTTCGCGAGAttcttgtggtttggaacaAAGGAATACCTCCCAACGTAAGCGATTTTGATTCCCTAGTGCCGGTTAGGATaagagaagaggagaagaaTTCGTTGAACAATCGCTTCAATGTTGATCCTTTGATAAAGACCCGAGCCGTTCTTGAGCTTGATGATGATATCTTGATGACGTGTGATGATGTGGAGAGAGGATTTAGGGTTTGGCGTGATCACCCAGATCGGATCGTTGGGTTTTACCCTCGGCTCGTCAACGGGGGACGACTGAAATACAGAGGCGAGAAATACGCCCGGAGACATAACGGGTATAACGTGATCTTGACCGGGGCAGCTTTTATGGATGGTCAGGTAGCTTTTCAAAGGTATTGGAGCGATGAAGCAAAGTGGGGGAGGCAAGTAGTGGACAAGTACTTTAACTGTGAGGATGTGTTATTGAACTACTTGTATGCAAATTCGAGCTCATCGGAGAAGGTGGTGGAGTATGTGAGACCAGCCTGGGCTATAGATATGTCAAAGTTTTCGGGTGTCGCAATTAGTCGAAACACGCATGAGCATTACCGGATCAGAAGCAAATGCCTGGTAAAATTTGCGGAAATGTACGGGAGTTTGACGTGGCGGAAGTCGGCCTTCAATGTGCGGAAGGATGGTTGGGATGTATAG
- the LOC131319477 gene encoding chaperone protein ClpB4, mitochondrial-like, which translates to MIYGDVSETLVNRKLISLDTTSQLAGTKSREHFKQRLEAILKEITASNDQIILFIDEIHKIVDTGGHDGEVDVGNLFNSMLGRGDLRIVGATTFCEYKMYIQGLGLECRFQKVLCDNLRTTWLMTQCFIFIGPLLAS; encoded by the exons ATGATTTATGGGGATGTTTCTGAGACACTGGTAAATCGAAAG TTGATCTCGCTAGATACCACTTCACAGCTAGCAGGTACTAAGTCCAGAGAACATTTCAAGCAAAGGCTAGAAGCTATCTTGAAGGAAATCACAGCTTCTAATGATCAGATCATCTTATTCATTGATGAGATCCATAAAATTGTTGATACAG GGGGACATGATGGAGAGGTGGATGTTGGAAATCTATTTAATTCAATGCTTGGCCGAGGAGATCTTCGAATTGTGGGAGCAACCACCTTCTGCGAGTATAAGATGTACATTCAGGGTCTTGGTCTCGAATGCAGATTTCAAAAAGTACTATGTGACAATTTAAGGACGACATGGCTTATGACCCAATGTTTTATCTTCATTGGTCCCTTGCTTGCTTCttga